aaattacacatacccatgaaaataaattaaacaaatatttacatatttaaacaattcatttgaattttatttttaattattcattttaatatttttaaatttaatttgtttatagctgattttttataattttatttaaataaatttaagttaatttgttattttagttAGTtagatttagtttaattttaataactatatgtagttatatttttatttaattaactttattttgatcatatttaatttatcattttttttggtagttatGTTATTCGTTTGCCTGTTGTTGGATCCAGCGACTATTTTCAGCGATTGATCGCTGAAAATTTTAACGACTGAAAATTAAGGTCGTTGATCGCTGGCAACAGACAAATGAACAACTTTCTGTCGATGTCGCTGGTTTCTGTCGCCAGCGACAGACAAACGAACATGCAGGaagtatatgtgtttttttttcttttggataaaACGAACTAAAAGTTTATAGGtgtatttttatatcaaaaaagaaCAGTGTCTATTTCTAAAAATAGTTAAACGGTCGGTGAAATTTTTGtggattattttttaatcattgtagaaaaaatataaattttttttttgtttggatcttGAGAAAAATAAGGAGAAAATTTATCTAACCAAGCTGTGTAGTTTCTTTTGCCATACATCTTCATTGTGTTTAGGGTAACACCGATAATCAAGAACGAGAGAGAGCAAGAGACTTTAACTACACAAGATTTCTAATATTCCTTTTGATCATTGTTTGTGAACAAACccataagaagagagagagagatagagatatgCAGAGGAACAGAGACCAGCCCCATGTTTCGATCTTTCGTAACGTCTAAACGGCGTCTGATCGGTGTCATTTACTGCATGcattaatcaatcaatcaatcaggTATCTATCACTCTTTTATCTCCATCGTTGTACACTTTTCAGCATGAGTTCTTTCACGTTGTGTTTTTGGATTCGAGACTTATTCCAAGAAGCTAATAATTTAACTGTTCTGCTATCATTTTAACTAATAGATTTTAAGGTAATAATAACTTGTGTCAATCACATGTCAGGTTTAGCCAGCTTTCCCTGTAATGGCTGATTCTTTGCAAACCAGCTTTCCCAGTTGTTCAGGAGGAGCTCTTCGTGAAAGGATTGAAGCGAGATCCGGGTTTAGTGCACCAAGTTTAAACACTGAAGATATTTTTCAGTCGACATGTTTAACAATCTCTTCTCCTGGTGTTAGCCCTGCAACTCTGTTAGAGTCTCCTGTTTTCCTCTCAAACCCATTGGTAACTCTTTCCTTTTCAACATTTTCATTATCGTCTTTCTCTTTTGGCAATCCGTATCTGAAATCTTTTCTCACTTGTAAGTTCAGCCATCTCCAACAACTGGGAAGTTCTTATCACTACCTTCTGATAAGGCTCAAGATGAGTTATTTGACGACATTACCACATCCTTGGCCTTCCAATCCATTTCAGGAAGTGGCCTTGATCCTAAAAACATCGGTTTCAAACCCGATGACTCCCAAGACTATGAGCAACGACCGCTATGCGGTTTAGGAGACTCGATGGCTAGTGGTGCCCCTGCAGATGATGGATACAACTGGAGAAAATACGGACAGAAGCTAGTTAAAGGAAGTGAGTATCCACGGAGTTATTACAGGTGCACACACCCGAATTGTGAGGTCAAGAAGAAGGTTGAACGGTCTCGGGAGGGTCATATTATAGAGATCATATACGTAGGATCTCATAATCACCCCAAACCTCCACCTAACCGCCGCTCAGGGATTGGATCCCAACAAGAAGGTTTTGCTGGAACCAATGAGAACATAGACTGGACATCACCTGTATCTGAACTCAAATACGGAAGCCATTCTGGATCAATGCAGGTAAAAAGCGAGACTCAGTTCGGATACGGTGATGCAGCAGCTGATGCCTTCTTtagagatgaagaggaagatgatcgAACGTCCCACATGAGTGTTTCCCTGAGTTATGACGAAGAAGTAGATGAATCTGAGTCAAAGAGAAGGTAAGAAAAATTGCTTTAATCACCATTTAAAATACTTAGAAAGACCGAGACGTTCTGAGTTCTGATGCCATTCGCGTACCAGGAAACTCGAAGCTTATCCAGCAGAAATGAGTGGATCAACCCGAGCCAGCCGTGAGCCAAGAGTCGTGGTGCAGACCACAAGTGACATTGACATCCTCGATGATGGTTATCGCTGGCGCAAGTATGGGCAAAAAGTTGTCAAAGGAAACCCGAATCCAAGGTTCTTGTATCCAAATGCTCTGTTCTGCTTGCTGTTCTCCCTTTGTTGCATCTTTTGTTCCATGAATTTCCATCATAATCCGTATTCTATGTTACAGGAGTTACTATAAATGCACAGCTAATGGATGCACCGTAACAAAGCATGTAGAGAGAGTTTCTGATGACTTCAAGAGCGTTCTAACAACTTATATAGGCAAGCACACCCACGTTGTACCAGCAGCACGCAACAGCAGCCTCGTCGGTTCAGGCAGTTCAGGGACTCTCCAAGGCGGTTTAGCGACTCAGACCCACAACCACAATGTGCATTATCCAGTGCAACATAGTAGATCTGAGGGACTAGTCAGAGCCAACTCATCTATATTTGACTTACCGCCACACCTGAAGCCTCCTGCAGGTTTCTCTGTTTACATAGGCCAATCTGAGCTTTCTGATTTTTCAATGCCTGGTTTAACTATTGGGCAAGAGAAGCTTCCCAACCAGCCAATGCCTGACATAGGTGATCCAGCTGGCCTAATGTTGCAGTTAAAAGCAGAGCCGAAGGTGGAACCAGTGTCACAACAGGGACTTGGATTGTCAGCGAGCTCATTGATATACAGAGAGATTATGAGTAGATTACCACAGATATGAAACAAATTTCTTTGTTCACtggttattttaattttgaataaatggTTCTGAATTATTGAGGGAAGGTAAATGTTGATTTGTTTCCAAATTCATATCACAAAATTTGGTTAGACCTAAACTTGGCTTTTGTCTAAACAAAGCTGACGCAGAAGAAAGACTTCCTTAGCTGTTTGGTTCCCAAAAGTACAATGCCTTAAAGAGTTCTAACTTTCCCTTCACTTAGGGACCAGACCACCTAGAAAAAAGGTTTTACACTGAAACTAATCTTTACATGAACGCAGTCCTACCTCCTCTTCGGCTGTTTCGCTCGTATGCAGTGTTGAACTTGTCAACCACCTCGTTCATGTTGCTGCAGtttggaaagaaaacaaaaaaagtgagagatcaattttacaaaggattcTTTCAAGACAAATTGACATTGTATCGGTCAAGTTATAGCACAAGATTAAATTAAAGTAGAAGAAACGTTTAAATTTCCCTAGCTACGTGCTCaattatcttaattataacAAGGATGGTTGAGCAAGGTCCTCAATTTACTTCTTAACCTAAGTAAATAAAACTATTACAATGTATGCCTACACCAAAGTACAGGTGATTTTATCTGTCTTTGGTATCGTAAAACATTTAGTGTATCaagcaaaagacaaaacatGGGCATGCCTGTCCATCGTTGTATTTCAAATAGTTTAATGGAATAACATGTCGAGCACATACCTGACACAATTTGTGATCATTGCTAGGTAAGACATCAGCAATTTGTCATTGTACTCCTGCAAAAGAATAGAACGTCATGTATTTAAGGATATCAATTCAGAACAACAagataaaataagaatttaGGAGATTCAAATTCTACTTTTTTCAACCAACATTGCTAGAAAGAGGCAAGACACTACTTACCATCATGAAATTTTCatgaaaattttcagattttgcGGCAGGCAAACTTCTGAGCAGACTAGATACTTGTCTCAGAAGTGAGTTATCGCAAGCAATATCGCCTATATGCAGAAGAATCACACAAGACATTAGTACCACATTACTCTTCCTCAATATCAACTTCTAACCCCCTTTTTAGTCTTTCTTCCCCGTAGGGAAAACACATATAGATATATTCCAGGTAAGATCAAGgtacaaattacaaaaacttGATGAATATATAAAAGAGTGACCAAGAGTTGGGACTTGAGCAAGAATATTACATACCTTTCTGCATAGCGACAAGATACTGATAGAGCACTCTGATTCTGCTATTTAGCATCTTGATAGCACTATGGATTCCAGTAAGATGAGCAGCCACTGCAAAACATCGAGTAATCAACCTAAAACTCCATGCAAATAGAAATAATAAAGATTACAATAGATATGCAGGGTAGAATAATGCTTACATTGAGTTGCTGCTGAGCCTCCATCAGATGGCTTAAGATGAGCAACATGATCAACCGATATCCTTTCAGCTTCAACAGTCTGCACGAATTTACAACCACTGCTATGTTATCAAAAGTCCACTCTCATATCACacagataaattaaaaatcaagtGACTAAAACACATACCTCAATCGTATAGGTTGTATGCACGAAAATCGACTGAGGAATCCCATCAATGACATGAAACTCTAGTTTTGAAGACAATCAATGATTGTGATAGTCAATAAGATGAGAATCTCTAAACAAATAAGACAATcaatgatggaaaaaaaaacaatttaccgCTTTCGTAGATAGTCACTGGAAGATCCTTCTGAGCGTGATTGATAGCCGGATTTAGAAGAACATAAACAGGGGATTCATTAATGTCCATCAGCTGTAGATGATAAAAACTTCACACAATCAGTACTACAACAATAGAGAACCATCTCAGATTGAAACAATGAAACTGCAACTCACAGCTTTGTGGATAAGCATATCAGATTCCGTAGCGTCGCTTCCCGTAGAGTACCATCCCAATATGTACAACTTAGGGAACACCTTCTTATCTAAAATCGCCAAAAACGTACAAATTATAACCAAAGCGAGAACGAtataaacagagagagagagcgagtgTGTATGTAGAAAAAGCTTACAGagttcttgcttcttctcaaGGAAGGATCTATCGAGAGTATCAGTAGTAGGATCAAACAAAAGCTCGAAGCTGTTGAAGATCTCAACCGTACGGCCGATCTGGAGACCGATCACGCATCCATAAACCCTAGGGTTTTGCAGTAACATCGCGTCGGCGTTGCTGGAGCCATTACCGGTTGCGCAAGAAGCGGCGGGAGGGTTAAGCTGAGTTTTAACCCTAGTGAAGTGATCGGATATGTTAAGCATCACCAGAGGATGCAGCTTGAACGTGAGACCGCTCGACGAAGAAGGCGCCATTGATGTCgctctcgatttttttttttcccggcGCTTGTTAATTGTGTCTCCTGCTCCCAAATTCTGAAATCGGATCTTAAACTCGGGTCATGAATCATTATATAGTCTTGGCCTCTTGGGCTTTTTTTATAAGCCTAGCccatttaacttttattttcccAAAAACAAAGGACTTTAGCATGAACTTAATTTAGCAATTTTAGATACAGAATATAGTATAAAATAGAAGAAATCTCTATTTTTAATacgaagtttcttttgttttacataaattcaaatatatgatacaaaaataactatgttttgatttttaataatttactcTCTTGTGTTGGTTTGagtatatagaaataaaaataaaaataaagatcataatcttaattttatttaatactgTTGGatatttttataaggtttacttttaatagtacattatatttataaatttataattattgtttattttattttaagtttcaaTTAATAAGAAAACTATTGATATTTTAATGTCCACATATCTTAATATAGAagtacaaaattgaaaattgcacaaaatttccaaaaattccATTCAATTCGGCATAAAGGAGAGACATTATTGAAATCGTTGGGGGTAATTTTGTCTAGGAAAAACAATTAATAGAGCAAGATCCGCGCGTCTACAAAACCCATCCGAATAAGTAATCGGATCCTCATCATCTCCTTATCCGCTAATCttcatcaaaattaaataagttagTGGgtatttaaaacccaaaaccatTGTTAACATATCAGAAGCCCGAGCACATATCACATTCAATCTATTTTTAAAACGATTAAAACCCAAACAAATACAGAATCACTAATTACGATATTTGAATATATTCCATACATTACTGAACATtcctaaaatcaaaactataaatatacgGAATCACTAATTTTTTGCAATCATAtctatttaatttgattaatatacaaaatattcgcagtcaaaaattaatgttaatcAATATATTCCAAAACTGTTAAACGTTTTCTAAGCAGCTCTAACATTCGTacttctctataaatagagttcAACCATTTTTTGTCTAACTCATCAAACACACAACTCTCTAAAATTACCACAAACCTAGACATGGCTCATGGTTGTATCCTACGCATTCCGTAGAGATGTCAAGTCATAGCAATGGCTTAATCACAAGGTATATtcataagataatatttattctttattcatattttaatctttatgtTTGAGAGTCTCTGTATGTAATCACATATTATATCTTCATCTTCGTAAGTACTATACCATTATAATCCacaatgtttttccttttctcataattttttttttggtagtcaTTGCGCGCGGGACAAATCATAACGAACTTACCTTATGACATCTTCTTAGATGAAGATTCATCTTTTTAAGTGAATTGACGCTTCTCCTTGGAAGCACCCTAATAAACAGTAACAATAGATAATAGATTGGAAAATCAATCAGTCAAGGTAAGTAATTGTGGGTGATCATGAGCTAGACTAAGTGACGAAGATTTTATCCAATGATCCAAAACCcataaaaaaaagctttcagAAATTGAGGAAGTGACGAAGATTTCATCCGACGAtcggagaagaaaagaaagagatgtcTTTGACGATGCCTTTAGGTTGCATGACTTATTACGTTTTTTTCCCTCtccaacacaaaatataataaatcctataaataacatGATTATGATATTATGTTTTCCGCTGTAGTTAGATTCTTTTATTGTCCGCTGGGCATATGCGATNtttttttttttttttttttttgtcaacaaacacTCCTTTAGATTAAGTTACAGATTTACAAACTTTTCTCTAAGGGAAGCCGAACGCAGACCAGTAAACTTACACAGGAGGAGACTTGACCATAGTATGTTGTTTACAAACCATgaaataaaacagaaagaaataTAACTAGCCTTAAAAGCTAAAACAAATGGATTAAAGACAGGATTAAAgacctaaaaaaataaagagcaCTACTATGCTAGTAGGCCATCCAAATATGGGGAGTGTGATCTGTTGCCAAACTGATAACTCCGATGATAAACATTGCCGCATAGGATTCATAAGATTCCTAGCAGTTTTATGCTTCCAATATTGCGCTTGAAGTGTCGAAACACCCATTCCCTGAAAAAAGAGGTCGCAAGAAGGACGAGAAATACATCTCGCAGTCCCAGAACCATAGTCTGCAAATAGAAGAGAAACCCAAAGCCATATGATTGCCATCCACGGTCCCGATCCAAGCATTAAGCTTCGTAGAGAGATAAAGCCCTTGCGTATGGCTGTGTACAATGATACACAAGCGTATCCATTCCCATTGAGATAGACATCAATGACGAAAAAACATGTTTTCTCCCATTTGAAATTGATATGAGAAGACACACACCTCGCAGTTGAGGGATATACATCAAAAGGGTCTCTCTTTGCTCAACAAAGAGGAATTTAAAAGAAACTCTTTCCTCACAGGAGTATACAAGGGGCTCAGAGTACGACACTACAAAGACCATCTTTCTAAGTGTGTTCGTACCGCCAATATGCGTTCTCGCATGTATGGTTGAGGTGAAGTTTTTAACAGCAATATCCAGTAAGAATAAAGATACCATGATTCTATCCATAATGGAGGATTTTGATGAGAACAATTTCTCCAAAAAAGAAGGACTAAGTGTAAGTGATCTAACACATGAGGaggaaaatgatatatataggaATAAAGCTACAAAAAGACCCTTACGGAATAAGAGTTGTACATTGGAGCTACAACGATACACTTGCACAATTTGCAGATATAACTTTTGATGCTtaacttttgataaaaacatcaaatctaGTAAGTTAAAACAATACATCTTAACCACTAAGATGATTTGTGCTCTATCCCTTTTACATGAAAGGAGCAATCTCTCCACATGGGAGGAAGTGATTGAATAACGGAATAGACCACATGACAATCTGGCCCAGGTCAAGGCCCACCATAAAGCAAAGCCGTAAGTGGTGTGAGTGAGAAAAGAACAAACGGCTAGGTTTAGGGGAAGTGTCAAGAGGATCTCGCCGGAAATGAGACAACAGGAGAAACCGGCAAGGGCGGACGTACGTTACGGTAAACCGGGGCACTTGCCACGGTTAAACTTTTCAGATTAATGTTATTTTACATGAGTTTTTAAGTATGCCCctgctaaaatattttttattgccCCTATTACCCTATTTTCTTCTTAGATAtactttttgtgttgtgtataatattaaaatatcctacaaatacaatacaaaaacttaattttgtttatatttcctATGTTAACAAGCCCATAttctattaataaaacaaaattttgttactTATATTAACTTGaaactaatcaaatatttttaactgatataattttatttaaaaaaataataaataataatttaatattattgccccggataaaataattttctggatccgccactggAAACCGGCTGAGTAGAGACCAGTGAAGGGAGGTGGATCTCCTCTACTACGAAGGAGTAGCCGTTGACGGCGTTCAATGGGAGCAGATCTAGATTTACCATGCTGCGAGAACTCAAGTGAGAGAATTTTGGCTACAACATCCGTCAACTCCAAGCATAACCCGTGGTCAAAAAAGCAGAAACTGCTTTGTGGACATGAGGAGAGAGTGAAGAGCAACACGAGATAAGGAGATGAGTAAGGTATGTGCGGTGGATCCGGTGACTCTGGTGGAACCAGTGTGTGAAGAGAACTCCGCAAACTGTTCTTCACTTGATAGTGACAAAGTTGAATAAGAAGATTTGGCTGATTTGCTCGCCAGCGCTACGAGTGGCTggcagaaagagagagaaggaatgGGGAAGATCTCACCAGAAACCATGGTGGAAGTAAGGAAGAAAGATCTCGCCGGCGACTAGAGGCCGATGGAATGCGAGGTAAAGTCTTCGGACGAGTGGGTCCGAGAAAATAGATAAAGAACGCCGTTTAATAGTAGATAGAGTCTGAGAATTGTCGCCGGAGAAGACTCATCTTGGGGATGAGCGGCTATCTCAACTTCTGTGCCTGGGAGAGAGTTTAAACTAGGGCGAACCCCAACTAGGGCGTAGGGACAGGCCCGACTATCTCTTTTGCGATTCTATAATCCtctaacacaaaatataataataaatcctATAAATTCTAATTGAGaacattaattaaatcaaatatattaaaaacaaaatatgtgatCATCATAGCGGCGGGTTATCCGCATTAAGGTCTGTCTATATAACTAAAGTCCACTGGGCATATGCAATTGCGGGTCTAAAT
The sequence above is a segment of the Camelina sativa cultivar DH55 chromosome 10, Cs, whole genome shotgun sequence genome. Coding sequences within it:
- the LOC104717605 gene encoding probable WRKY transcription factor 34, with translation MADSLQTSFPSCSGGALRERIEARSGFSAPSLNTEDIFQSTCLTISSPGVSPATLLESPVFLSNPLPSPTTGKFLSLPSDKAQDELFDDITTSLAFQSISGSGLDPKNIGFKPDDSQDYEQRPLCGLGDSMASGAPADDGYNWRKYGQKLVKGSEYPRSYYRCTHPNCEVKKKVERSREGHIIEIIYVGSHNHPKPPPNRRSGIGSQQEGFAGTNENIDWTSPVSELKYGSHSGSMQVKSETQFGYGDAAADAFFRDEEEDDRTSHMSVSLSYDEEVDESESKRRKLEAYPAEMSGSTRASREPRVVVQTTSDIDILDDGYRWRKYGQKVVKGNPNPRSYYKCTANGCTVTKHVERVSDDFKSVLTTYIGKHTHVVPAARNSSLVGSGSSGTLQGGLATQTHNHNVHYPVQHSRSEGLVRANSSIFDLPPHLKPPAGFSVYIGQSELSDFSMPGLTIGQEKLPNQPMPDIGDPAGLMLQLKAEPKVEPVSQQGLGLSASSLIYREIMSRLPQI
- the LOC104717606 gene encoding COP9 signalosome complex subunit 6b-like; protein product: MAPSSSSGLTFKLHPLVMLNISDHFTRVKTQLNPPAASCATGNGSSNADAMLLQNPRVYGCVIGLQIGRTVEIFNSFELLFDPTTDTLDRSFLEKKQELYKKVFPKLYILGWYSTGSDATESDMLIHKALMDINESPVYVLLNPAINHAQKDLPVTIYESEFHVIDGIPQSIFVHTTYTIETVEAERISVDHVAHLKPSDGGSAATQLAAHLTGIHSAIKMLNSRIRVLYQYLVAMQKGDIACDNSLLRQVSSLLRSLPAAKSENFHENFMMEYNDKLLMSYLAMITNCVSNMNEVVDKFNTAYERNSRRGGRTAFM